The following is a genomic window from bacterium.
CATGCGCTTTTCGCTTTCCTCGAGCCGCTCGCGCATGGTGTGGGACTCGCCGGAGAGCCAGTCGAGAGCATCCCGCGAGGTGACGCGCTTGCTTTCGAGATTCTGCCGCTGGTAGACCTCGGCAACCGCGTTCGCGATCTTCATCGCGAGTTCGGGATTGGTCGACTCGGCGTGGATCGCGACGAGCTGCGAGTTCTTGATCGGCTCGACGTCGATCTGGTCGGCGAGCGTCGCGGGGGCGTCCTTCGCGGTGCGATACGGATCGACCTCGGCAAGGCTCAGGCGATCGATCACCTCGGCCGTGACCTGGCGCGAGCGGATGATGCGGAACTGCGTCTCGTAGTATTCCTTCAGTGCCCAGTAGTTGCGCGAGCCAAGAGCCACGACCTCCTTGAATTCGACGACGTTCGGCGCCTCGGGAAGAATTTGCACGAGCGCCGTCGAGCGGTAGACCGGCGCCTGCATGAACGTGCCGAGCGTGATCAGCGTGAGCACGATGAAGAAGAACGTGACGACGGTCCACCGGCGCTTGACAAGGACCTTGCCGTACTCCCGCGGATCGAAACCGCCGCGATGTCGCAATCGAGCCAATCGCGTCTCCGTTAAAACAGGCTGCGCTTGACCTTCACAATGTCGTCGGGCAGCAACGTGAAGTCGGCCTTCGTGTTCCTGGACAATTTTTTCAGATTGAGGCTGATCGTCAGATTTTTCCCGTCGTCATCGCGCGTGACGATGACCTTGTTTCCGGCGGAGGTCGTGACGCCGCCGGCCAGCGAAATCCCCCGCAACAGCGTGAGGCCTTCCTCGTAGGGAACCGGCCCGGGCTTTTTGACCTCGCCGTCGAAATAGACGTAGCGCGCCTTCGGCACGGAGAGGATGTCACCGTGCTCGAGCGTGAGATTCAGCGACAGGTCGCCCTGGTCAAGCAGGCGATAGCCGTCGATCCGCACGACATCGATCGCCTTTCCGGTCTTGCGCGTGAAATCCTCGAAGTCCTTTTCGTGTCCGGCCTCGTTCAGAAGGGAACGGACCTGCTCGGTATCGAGCTCGTTACCGCCGCGGATCAACGCGAAAGACTTGTCGCCGTCGGGCGAAATGCCGCCGGCGATCGAAAGCGCGTCGAGCACACGCGTCTCGCCGCGGAGCGGATAGGCGCCCGGCGTCTTGACGTGGCCCAGCACGTAGAATTTCTTGGATCGGTATTGTTCGACGACAACCGAAATCTGCGGATCGACGAGGTGCCGCTCGCCGAAAAGTTCCTCGAGGCGCGCCTCGACGTTGCGCGGCGTCAGCCCGGAAACCGGCACGGCGCCGATCCAGGGCATACGCAGGGTGCCGTCGGAGGCGACTTCGTATTTTTTGCTGAGGTCCTCCTCGCCATAGACCTTGATGTCCAGCACGTCGCCCGGGCCGATCGCATAGCCGGCCGCGAGGGCTATCGACGCGGCCGCGGCGATCGCGGCGAAGGCGACGGCGGCGAAGACGGCTTTCAAGCTAGAACTTCGCGAGAAGCTTGAGGAAATAGATATTGCGATTGGTGGTGGTTTCGGTATCGCCGTCATCGAACTGGAGCGTGTCGTACTGGTAGCCGCCTCCGAGGTAGAGCCAGTATATCAGACGCAGCGTCAATTCGGCGCGTAGTTGGATGTAGTCCTCGTGCCGGTCGAACGGGTCGGAGAATTCGTTGGACTGATAGCTGCCGTATCCCTCGGTGGCCAGGCGGTGGCCCCAGACGCGGTAAAGGAGCAGGTAGACCTCGTCGGAGACGTAGAAGTTCGTCGTGGACGAATCGAGGATCTGCCGCCGGACGCCCAGGGCGACGCGCGCATCCTCACTCCAGAGCGCCGAGAGCTCGGCCTGGCCGATCGGGCCCTGGTAGTCGTCGTTTTCGGCGTAGTCGCTGACGTGGTATCCGCCCTTGAGAATGATTCGCAAGACGCGGGTCAACTGACCCGTCACGCCACCCATGCCGTAATAAACCGTGGCGTCGCCGTCCGGATTTTCCGGATAGACGTATTCGCCGGCGCCGCCCTGCAGGACGAGCGCGGTCTTGGGGAAAAATTTGAGGCGCAGATCGCCGTCGCCGAAATTGCCGCGGCGGTTGAGCAACTCGAACGGTTCGGCGTATTGGTCCCAGATGTTCGTGTAGGTGCCGGCGATGTAGAGGTTTTCCTCCTCGCCATAGCGGTAGCCGAGCGTGCCGTGCGCTTCGTTGTGCTCTTGGTCGCCCTGGACGAGATCGA
Proteins encoded in this region:
- a CDS encoding polysaccharide export protein translates to MKAVFAAVAFAAIAAAASIALAAGYAIGPGDVLDIKVYGEEDLSKKYEVASDGTLRMPWIGAVPVSGLTPRNVEARLEELFGERHLVDPQISVVVEQYRSKKFYVLGHVKTPGAYPLRGETRVLDALSIAGGISPDGDKSFALIRGGNELDTEQVRSLLNEAGHEKDFEDFTRKTGKAIDVVRIDGYRLLDQGDLSLNLTLEHGDILSVPKARYVYFDGEVKKPGPVPYEEGLTLLRGISLAGGVTTSAGNKVIVTRDDDGKNLTISLNLKKLSRNTKADFTLLPDDIVKVKRSLF
- a CDS encoding outer membrane beta-barrel protein; this encodes MRRLFARSIPCGVFCVLFAATLVGDAHAFEESEGMRFGAFSLHPSVYTSIRYVDNIYFVPTDYEPETEATVPQEIESDFVFNLQPALNLRLRIPRFTLEAGYRFYNDSYLGDDDPNNVHSRLDATNHTFTGLLDYQSPPGIFVKGDDTYVVQKAFEQNAQYVDLVQGDQEHNEAHGTLGYRYGEEENLYIAGTYTNIWDQYAEPFELLNRRGNFGDGDLRLKFFPKTALVLQGGAGEYVYPENPDGDATVYYGMGGVTGQLTRVLRIILKGGYHVSDYAENDDYQGPIGQAELSALWSEDARVALGVRRQILDSSTTNFYVSDEVYLLLYRVWGHRLATEGYGSYQSNEFSDPFDRHEDYIQLRAELTLRLIYWLYLGGGYQYDTLQFDDGDTETTTNRNIYFLKLLAKF